In one Corallococcus silvisoli genomic region, the following are encoded:
- a CDS encoding ABC transporter substrate-binding protein, with amino-acid sequence MKLSLISLGLLVGVTGGGCAGLDEAEAVDSSVSADGASQVTQGLVTQVTGTSPVTFVATSGNETKPYDQSATSVVAYMRDSTTGAFTAYPGTGSADGTISVPNVPSGRIYLKLGSRYLVSTGRAFDLGSTEWGRDGTFASLPTPVTVSATGLSPWQSGDFLDMYSLNPGAFGYVDSIATGRPLVGATSLSGLSFNYANMLNPVLLDSGRGDVFSLAQMRWQTSANGVPYRAMHKVLDTSVTQVEGQPVTVSGTFTQPVATGTFSVDWRRSAFDAMRTQVNPDAVSTYNEIWMSARPAALGAALASISGPPLLVKLNPDTLRTDIVTGSMTYNNPLPATWQKVALVAAGFTKSYALGTATPYTMGVDIRVDQEASAFTAAPVQPLVGPVQAPQVNTRGAFQNLTGVGTDASLRWSKPLVGTATNYVVNIYRLGVSNGSTTVTRVAVLHTDLQSVYLPPDVLQAGQTYFAEIQSWYQPGSDLAASPFKRSLPRGRASVLTGMFSP; translated from the coding sequence ATGAAACTGTCTTTGATTTCCCTCGGGCTCTTGGTCGGCGTGACAGGGGGCGGCTGCGCGGGGCTCGATGAGGCCGAGGCGGTGGACTCCTCCGTGTCAGCGGACGGGGCCTCCCAGGTCACCCAAGGCCTGGTCACCCAGGTCACCGGTACCAGCCCGGTCACCTTCGTCGCCACGTCGGGCAACGAGACGAAGCCATACGACCAGTCCGCCACGTCGGTGGTGGCATACATGCGCGACTCAACCACCGGGGCGTTCACGGCCTACCCAGGCACGGGCTCCGCGGACGGCACCATCTCCGTGCCGAACGTCCCTTCTGGCCGCATCTACCTGAAGCTGGGCTCGCGCTATCTGGTGAGCACCGGCCGCGCGTTCGACCTGGGTTCCACGGAGTGGGGGCGCGATGGCACCTTCGCCTCGCTGCCCACTCCCGTGACGGTGTCCGCCACCGGCCTGTCTCCCTGGCAGTCGGGGGACTTCCTGGACATGTATTCGTTGAACCCAGGCGCGTTCGGCTACGTGGACAGCATCGCCACGGGGCGCCCCCTGGTGGGCGCCACGTCACTCTCCGGGCTGAGCTTCAATTACGCCAACATGCTCAACCCGGTGCTGCTCGACAGCGGCCGCGGGGACGTATTCTCGCTGGCGCAGATGCGGTGGCAGACGAGCGCGAATGGAGTGCCCTACCGCGCGATGCACAAGGTGCTCGACACGAGCGTGACCCAGGTGGAAGGCCAGCCCGTCACTGTCAGCGGAACCTTCACCCAGCCCGTCGCGACAGGCACCTTCTCGGTGGACTGGAGACGCTCGGCCTTCGACGCCATGCGCACCCAGGTGAATCCCGACGCGGTCAGCACATACAACGAGATCTGGATGTCCGCCCGGCCGGCCGCGCTGGGCGCCGCGCTCGCGTCCATCAGCGGGCCGCCACTGCTCGTGAAGCTCAATCCTGACACGCTGCGGACCGACATCGTCACGGGGAGCATGACCTACAACAACCCGCTCCCGGCGACGTGGCAGAAGGTGGCGCTCGTCGCCGCCGGCTTCACGAAGAGCTACGCGCTGGGCACCGCGACGCCCTACACCATGGGCGTGGACATCCGCGTGGATCAGGAGGCGAGCGCGTTCACCGCCGCGCCCGTGCAGCCCCTCGTCGGGCCGGTGCAGGCGCCCCAGGTGAACACGCGCGGCGCGTTCCAGAACCTCACGGGCGTGGGGACCGACGCCTCGCTGCGCTGGTCGAAGCCGCTCGTCGGCACGGCCACGAACTACGTGGTGAACATCTACCGGCTCGGCGTGAGCAACGGCTCCACCACCGTGACGCGCGTGGCGGTGCTGCACACGGATCTCCAGAGCGTGTACCTGCCCCCGGACGTGCTCCAGGCAGGCCAGACCTACTTCGCGGAGATCCAGAGCTGGTACCAGCCCGGCTCGGACCTCGCGGCGAGCCCGTTCAAGCGCTCGCTGCCTCGAGGCCGCGCCAGCGTGCTCACCGGCATGTTCAGCCCGTAG